In Temnothorax longispinosus isolate EJ_2023e chromosome 10, Tlon_JGU_v1, whole genome shotgun sequence, a single window of DNA contains:
- the Rplp0-like gene encoding mRNA turnover protein 4 homolog isoform X1 codes for MPKSKRDKKISLTKTDRKGLVLKQRIMEDVKKCVDEYRHIFLISVQNTRNTKLLELRAEWKDSKLFFGKLRIIALGLGKSKETEIAEGIHKLANAMKNHSMNGQCGLLFTNRPKKQVIEWAEEYEELEYARSGFVTPETVELPEGSLPQFQHSMEPQLRQLGMPTSLQKGVITLIKPFKVCQMGDTLTPEQAQILKLLDKPLAVFKLILLGVYTKKHGFKKLTVTDDTNENEDEDKEEMDVENNDT; via the exons ATGCCGAAATCGAAGAGAgacaaaaaaa tttcTCTCACTAAAACCGATAGAAAGGGTTTAGTATTGAAGCAGCGGATCATGGAAGACGTTAAGAAATGTGTGGACGAATACAGACATATATTTCTAATCTCTGTTCAAAATACACGCAACACCAAGCTTCTTGAGCTACGTGCCGAATGGAAAGACAGTAAACTTTTCTTTGGAAAACTCAGAATAATTGCGCTAGGCCTAGGGAAATCGAAGGAAACCGAGATTGCGGAAGGCATACATAAATTGGCTAACGCAATGAAGAATCACTCGATGAATGGCCAGTGTGGTCTGTTATTCACTAACAGACCAAAGAAACag GTAATAGAATGGGCAGAGGAATACGAAGAACTGGAGTATGCCCGTTCTGGATTTGTAACACCTGAAACAGTGGAGTTACCTGAAGGATCTCTGCCACAGTTCCAGCATAGCATGGAACCACAGTTGAGACAGTTGGGTATGCCTACGTCGCTGCAAAAAGGAGTTATTACTTTGATTAAACCGTTCAAAGTTTGTCAGATGGGTGACACCCTGACACCGGAACAGGCACAAATTTTg aaattattGGATAAACCGCTAGCAGTTTTCAAGCTGATACTTTTGGGAGTGTATACGAAAAAACATGGTTTTAAGAAACTTACAGTAACAGATGACACAAATGAGAATGAAGATgaagataaagaagaaatggACGTGGAAAACAATGAtacatga
- the Rplp0-like gene encoding mRNA turnover protein 4 homolog isoform X2 translates to MEDVKKCVDEYRHIFLISVQNTRNTKLLELRAEWKDSKLFFGKLRIIALGLGKSKETEIAEGIHKLANAMKNHSMNGQCGLLFTNRPKKQVIEWAEEYEELEYARSGFVTPETVELPEGSLPQFQHSMEPQLRQLGMPTSLQKGVITLIKPFKVCQMGDTLTPEQAQILKLLDKPLAVFKLILLGVYTKKHGFKKLTVTDDTNENEDEDKEEMDVENNDT, encoded by the exons ATGGAAGACGTTAAGAAATGTGTGGACGAATACAGACATATATTTCTAATCTCTGTTCAAAATACACGCAACACCAAGCTTCTTGAGCTACGTGCCGAATGGAAAGACAGTAAACTTTTCTTTGGAAAACTCAGAATAATTGCGCTAGGCCTAGGGAAATCGAAGGAAACCGAGATTGCGGAAGGCATACATAAATTGGCTAACGCAATGAAGAATCACTCGATGAATGGCCAGTGTGGTCTGTTATTCACTAACAGACCAAAGAAACag GTAATAGAATGGGCAGAGGAATACGAAGAACTGGAGTATGCCCGTTCTGGATTTGTAACACCTGAAACAGTGGAGTTACCTGAAGGATCTCTGCCACAGTTCCAGCATAGCATGGAACCACAGTTGAGACAGTTGGGTATGCCTACGTCGCTGCAAAAAGGAGTTATTACTTTGATTAAACCGTTCAAAGTTTGTCAGATGGGTGACACCCTGACACCGGAACAGGCACAAATTTTg aaattattGGATAAACCGCTAGCAGTTTTCAAGCTGATACTTTTGGGAGTGTATACGAAAAAACATGGTTTTAAGAAACTTACAGTAACAGATGACACAAATGAGAATGAAGATgaagataaagaagaaatggACGTGGAAAACAATGAtacatga